A genome region from Triticum aestivum cultivar Chinese Spring chromosome 2B, IWGSC CS RefSeq v2.1, whole genome shotgun sequence includes the following:
- the LOC123042008 gene encoding FBD-associated F-box protein At5g22730-like, which yields MHLRWGPRRRSPRLLAQGGGPDLISDLPDDLLLLVLAGLPCVSAAARTGVLSRRWRSLWPSLRQIVFSDVPFHSLEAVLDRLPRPLPVVSLIKIRFPNERLPWPIPEERLVDAASVNSLLRAAARLEPEEFEFELPTNLLDGPLIVDLPCFHRATSILLDLHPVDVILHVPTGVEFPALEELHLWACTADIDALPSCSPRLRTLCLSNVYSDNDDLAVSATLAVSSASLQELVLLQTDWMDGVNIVAPTLRQLTVSFPAMEKVSISVLAPMVEMVAWRCCYFELSIVFGVWRLEQVTLQTAERPGQLPSLQIHASANPIFVSEEETFMHEIEKHMFAEFSVLELHLETNGHVFGALAFHVLGMNRICSAMQKLKVILQRSSVKEGCSPHCPCESTGWRSQTISLTRIEEVEISGCGGDDHDIDFLKLILKCAPRLKKMIVKLSDGGASSSDDGCTNIYNIFKAYSSVELCLS from the exons ATGCATCTAAGGTGGGGACCTCGTCGGCGTTCCCCCCGGCTGCTAGCCCAAGGCGGCGGACCGGATCTCATCAGTgacctccccgacgacctcctcctcctcgtcctcgccggCCTACCCTGCGTCAGCGCTGCCGCGCGCACCGGGGTCCTCTCCCGCCGGTGGCGCAGCCTCTGGCCCAGCCTCCGCCAGATCGTCTTCAGCGACGTCCCGTTCCACTCGCTCGAAGCGGTGCTCGACCGCTTACCTCGACCCCTGCCCGTGGTTTCCCTCATCAAAATCCGCTTCCCCAACGAGCGGCTACCATGGCCGATCCCCGAGGAGCGCCTGGTCGACGCTGCCAGCGTCAACTCGTTGCTCCGCGCCGCCGCGCGGCTCGAGCCGGAGGAGTTCGAGTTTGAGCTCCCCACGAACTTACTCGACGGTCCGCTCATCGTCGACCTGCCTTGCTTCCACCGCGCCACCTCCATCCTGCTGGACCTTCACCCCGTCGACGTCATCCTCCACGTGCCAACCGGCGTCGAGTTCCCCGCACTCGAGGAGCTGCACCTGTGGGCATGCACCGCCGACATTGACGCCTTGCCCTCCTGCTCCCCGCGCTTGCGCACGCTCTGCCTGAGTAACGTTTATTCCGACAACGACGACCTCGCTGTGAGCGCCACGCTTGCGGTCAGCTCGGCGTCGCTGCAGGAGCTTGTCCTGCTTCAAACCGACTGGATGGATGGCGTCAACATCGTTGCCCCCACGCTTAGGCAATTGACCGTGTCTTTTCCGGCAATGGAGAAGGTCAGCATCTCGGTCTTGGCACCAATGGTGGAGATGGTCGCGTGGAGATGCTGCTACTTCGAGCTGTCCATCGTGTTCGGTGTTTGGCGACTCGAGCAGGTGACTCTGCAGACGGCTGAGAGACCAGGACAGCTGCCTTCGCTGCAGATTCATGCCAGCGCC AATCCTATTTTTGTCAGTGAAGAGGAGACATTTATGCACGAGATAGAGAAGCATATGTTTgccgagttttctgttttggagcTACATCTCGAAACAAATGGACATGTGTTTGGAGCGCTCGCGTTTCATGTCCTAGGGATGAATAGAATTTGTAGTGCTATGCAGAAGCTTAAGGTCATTCTACAGAGATCATCG GTGAAAGAAGGATGCTCACCTCATTGTCCATGTGAGTCCACGGGGTGGAGATCCCAAACTATCTCCTTGACTCGAATCGAAGAAGTGGAGATCagtggttgtggaggagacgaTCATGACATTGATTTCTTGAAACTGATACTCAAATGTGCGCCAAGGCTCAAAAAAATGATTGTGAAGCTGTCAGATGGCGGGGCCTCATCAAGTGACGATGGATGCACAAACATATACAACATTTTCAAGGCTTATTCTTCCGTGGAACTCTGTTTATCTTAG